In Spodoptera frugiperda isolate SF20-4 chromosome 28, AGI-APGP_CSIRO_Sfru_2.0, whole genome shotgun sequence, one genomic interval encodes:
- the LOC118265129 gene encoding ell-associated factor Eaf has product MADKHSLNYDVRELKLGASFTNNKASQYHTIKYDFKPASVDVNKMATVDVGTNNQVTVTVPHLDGAGVPQTIFKGNQRPYTKDCVLIIDRVTGEITLEKLSSNIQVKKTRQETTQKPRPLTPVTTELFTNTTQRSTSRTRVATNRRSNTNAVPGTAQPNNAARFNGAGNMAKPPTLVRSPPRQKTSPPQAAPWSGGGNSTLASLPMIGLDDALSGPGGPPAAAPPAPPAPPPQYARGYERAAPAPAPAPAPPPDRPHHNTTAAYQPPPTHHQPQQQEDSSSSSSSESGSDSDSGSDSDDNDSSAHHPIPNGNAPPNPALPADVLNDDLCLSESGSDSD; this is encoded by the exons ATGGCGGATAAACATAGCCTGAACTATGATGTGAGAGAGTTGAAGTTGGGAGCGAGTTTTACTAACAATAAGGCATCCCAATATCATACAATCAAAT ATGACTTCAAACCGGCGTCAGTGGACGTTAACAAAATGGCGACCGTGGATGTTGGAACAAATAATCAAGTCACAGTTACTGTACCACATTTGG ATGGCGCGGGCGTACCTCAGACAATTTTCAAAGGCAACCAGAGGCCTTACACCAAGGACTGCGTGCTCATTATAGATAGAGTTACCGGCGAGATTACTCTGGAGAAGCTCTCTAGTAATATACAAGTCAAAAAGACTag GCAAGAAACGACTCAGAAGCCGCGCCCCCTGACGCCCGTAACGACAGAGTTGTTCACGAACACGACGCAGCGCTCCACGTCGCGTACGCGCGTCGCAACCAATAGACGTAGTAACACTAATGCAG TACCTGGAACAGCCCAGCCGAACAACGCGGCTCGGTTTAACGGCGCGGGCAACATGGCCAAGCCGCCCACACTGGTCCGCTCGCCGCCGCGGCAGAAGACCTCACCTCCACAGGCAGCGCC TTGGTCAGGCGGTGGCAATAGTACGCTGGCGTCGCTACCGATGATAGGCCTGGACGACGCGCTGTCGGGCCCGGGTGGTCCCCCCGcggccgcgccccccgcgccccctgCGCCCCCGCCGCAGTACGCGCGCGGCTACGAGCGGGCGGCGCCcgcccccgcgcccgcgcccgcgcccccgcccgacCGCCCGCACCACAACACTACCGCCGCATACCAACCTCCGCCCACACACCACCAG CCTCAGCAACAAGAAGACAGTTCTTCAAGTTCATCGAGTGAGAGTGGCAGTGACTCTGACAGTGGAAGTGATAGTGATGACAACGATTCCAGCGCTCACCACCCTATACCCAACG GTAACGCGCCCCCCAACCCTGCGTTACCGGCGGACGTGCTGAACGATGATCTCTGCCTGTCCGAATCCGGCAGCGACTCCGACTGA
- the LOC118265128 gene encoding uncharacterized protein LOC118265128 yields the protein MKMSNSLSSNKSHSKKANSSRERDRNKSVASESGGSSQCDTPPLNEKDGNTSQGRFAGISPESVVCMAEQAGHEVSTEAITNLAEDVSYKLRQTISSLALQSSMMKKTTVDSWDANTVFMLSDTSPVVGSCITQYVPLGEEKLCVPLDTLLNVTEFALTPQSYVYSSEATVSVEWITDDKSLNNSSNISVSLQNYYTKVARAILNLRKKPKELAVEDLTTNTRIGPIFPNLFNLAVLVLNDDNLNALNVPAKKPLQSNVLDMVDALCSNPCSLDTNIQQQFQRLFPVMVSNILGNGSLAEKMVAILTKITRTWPSFITIGKGILFDYLAQGTKERLTAPMIKCVMALGRRALVECLADHLDHLDDCIHAPRRNHLQTDLRETILDVSTCLLRSEPTTYLEDYVTTDYTLYEMLGDSILPRRMIFPITDKITNEDTSQEKQSDEEFTYTPVRPVMKRPKLRLIPTPHTLRNGVHRESVFEPTKFKSDKCIRIKIKNCRTQVLRPRTSVSMSNYVCPQTGGVVIASGVLNRFRYKLNKSSDPFPIFGAVVL from the exons ATGAAAATGTCTAACTCACTTTCGAGTAATAAAAGTCACTCGAAAAAGGCGAATAGTAGCAGAGAACGTGATAGAAACAAATCGGTGGCATCAGAATCTGGGGGCTCCAGTCAGTGCGACACTCCTCCGCTCAACGAAAAG gatGGAAACACGTCACAAGGAAGGTTTGCGGGTATCAGCCCCGAGTCAGTTGTTTGTATGGCGGAGCAGGCTGGCCATGAAGTCAGTACTGAGGCCATCACCAACTTGGCTGAGGATGTTAGCTACAAACTCAGACAAACTATTAGT tcCTTAGCACTACAAAGTTCAATGATGAAGAAAACAACGGTGGACAGCTGGGATGCTAACACTGTGTTCATGTTGTCCGACACCAGCCCTGTAGTGGGCTCGTGCATCACTCAGTACGTACCTTTAGGCGAAGAGAAACTTTGCGTACCactt GACACCTTATTAAATGTGACAGAGTTTGCGTTGACACCGCAGAGTTACGTATACAGTTCGGAAGCCACGGTGTCAGTGGAATGGATCACGGATGACAAGAGTCTCAATAACTCAAGTAATATCAGTGTTAGCCTGCAGAATTATTATACCAAAGTTGCTAGAG CAATATTAAATCTCCGTAAGAAGCCTAAGGAATTAGCAGTGGAAGACCTAACAACGAATACTAGGATCGGTCCCATATTCCCAAACCTCTTCAACTTGGCCGTACTAGTACTGAATGATGACAATCTGAATGCACTTAACGTCCCGGCTAAGAAACCGCTACAGTCTAATGTATTGGACATGGTCGATGCGCTGTGTTCCAATCCTTGTAGTTTGGACACGAATATTCAGCAACAG TTTCAACGGTTATTTCCAGTAATGGTATCAAATATATTAGGTAATGGTTCCTTAGCAGAGAAGATGGTCGCAATACTCACGAAAATCACAAGAACTTGGCCGTCGTTTATTACAATAG GTAAAGGTATTCTATTCGACTACCTAGCACAGGGCACGAAGGAGCGCCTCACAGCACCGATGATAAAGTGCGTGATGGCGTTGGGCAGGCGAGCGCTCGTGGAGTGTCTGGCGGACCACCTCGACCATCTCGACGACTGCATACACGCGCCGCGCAGGAACCATCTACAGACGGACCTTAGGGAAACTATACTT GACGTATCAACGTGCCTACTCAGATCTGAACCCACCACCTATCTGGAAGACTACGTGACTACTGACTACACCCTGTATGAGATGCTGGGTGACTCGATATTACCAAGACGAATGATATTTCCTATCACAG ATAAAATCACAAACGAAGACACATCACAAGAGAAGCAATCAGACGAGGAGTTCACGTACACGCCGGTGCGGCCGGTGATGAAGCGACCCAAACTCCGGCTCATACCCACCCCGCACACACTCAGGAACGGAGTCCACAGAGAAAGTGTGTTCGAACCAACCAAGTTTAAAAGTGATAAGTGTATTagaatcaaaatcaaaaactgTCGGACACAAGTGCTCAGACCAAGAACTTCAGTGTCAATGTCAAACTATGTGTGTCCCCAGACAGGTGGCGTTGTAATCGCCAGCGGAGTCCTCAATAGGTTTAGGTATAAACTAAATAAGTCTAGTGATCCATTTCCAATATTTGGAGCAGTTGTGTTGTAa